A genome region from Chryseobacterium sp. G0186 includes the following:
- a CDS encoding heme-binding domain-containing protein: protein MIQPARNIDYGQEVSSSDISKVYQVPKNVQSALINSCYDCHSNSTHYPIYSYIQPLSFFIEGHIKKGKQELNFNEWGNYSQRKRNNKLESIANQVKQKKMPLSSYTYLHQGTKLSEKQIEEIMSWIESVQVENEKNKQ from the coding sequence ATGATTCAGCCTGCTCGTAATATTGATTATGGGCAGGAGGTTTCATCCTCAGATATTTCAAAAGTATATCAGGTTCCTAAAAATGTACAGTCTGCTTTAATAAATTCCTGTTACGATTGTCATAGCAATTCTACTCATTATCCCATCTATTCATACATTCAGCCTTTAAGCTTCTTTATTGAAGGTCATATTAAAAAAGGAAAACAAGAATTGAATTTTAATGAATGGGGAAACTATAGCCAGCGTAAACGGAACAATAAATTAGAGTCAATAGCCAATCAGGTAAAACAGAAAAAAATGCCACTTTCTTCATATACCTATCTTCATCAGGGAACTAAGCTTTCTGAAAAACAAATAGAAGAAATTATGAGTTGGATAGAATCAGTTCAGGTTGAAAATGAGAAGAATAAGCAATAA
- a CDS encoding DUF3347 domain-containing protein has translation MKNILTILLTGSILYSCNNPNSNSAKKEAAPTPNVADELATTPVEKAEDHSSVENKKEVAAPAIFSIKEIIEGYFPLKNALVKDDSKATAMEAKKLYAILKKNDPNTPAVKKDPELSDILDSAAENAEHISDNADDIAHQREHLLALSNDITDLIEKLGTGGLKLYQDFCPMYNDGKGGTWISESEEIFNPYEGKKMINCGSVKKVL, from the coding sequence ATGAAAAACATATTAACCATACTTTTAACGGGATCTATTTTATATTCATGCAATAATCCCAATAGTAATTCTGCAAAAAAAGAGGCAGCCCCAACACCTAATGTTGCAGATGAACTGGCTACAACTCCAGTAGAGAAAGCAGAAGATCATTCTTCCGTAGAAAATAAAAAAGAAGTAGCAGCTCCTGCTATATTTTCAATAAAAGAGATTATTGAGGGGTACTTCCCTTTAAAAAATGCTTTGGTAAAGGACGATTCTAAAGCAACTGCAATGGAAGCTAAAAAGTTATACGCTATTTTAAAAAAAAATGATCCCAATACCCCTGCTGTGAAAAAGGATCCTGAGTTGAGTGATATTTTGGATAGCGCAGCAGAAAATGCAGAACATATAAGTGATAATGCTGATGATATAGCTCATCAAAGGGAACATTTGCTTGCTTTAAGTAATGATATCACAGATTTAATAGAAAAACTGGGAACCGGCGGATTAAAACTGTATCAGGATTTTTGTCCTATGTACAATGATGGAAAAGGAGGAACCTGGATCAGTGAATCTGAGGAAATCTTTAACCCATATGAAGGGAAAAAAATGATCAACTGTGGGTCTGTAAAAAAAGTATTGTAA
- a CDS encoding multicopper oxidase domain-containing protein, whose product MKKLIMFLVLLFSVFTFAQTTKTYYTCPMHAEVVSLKSGDCPKCGMSLVKKTVVSPKTVQTIETKTKPVEIKGNSAKADPKPKAKIQSPIVYTCPMHAEVISTQPGKCPKCGMDLVEKEDHKHTVVENQNDEKPVLKRNSENGRLTFGGKTVRYDLYVKDTIVNFTGKNRRALAINGKLQAPTMYFTEGDTAEIYLHNMLKENTGLHWHGVILPNEQDGVPYLTTKPVKPGETHLYKFRVSQNGTYWYHSHEALQEQIGMNGILVFKKREGEPKTVYNAEIPVLLGDWSDDDPMQIARRLHMANTDWYAVKKNAVQSYWEAIKSGNFGTKALNEWKRMEAMDVSDVYYDKFLINGVPSSDYSNLKAGDKVRLRVANGGSSTYFWLNYGGGKIKVVGNDGNDVVPVEVDRLIVGVSETYDIEVTIPEDKSFEFRATSEDRIGHASLWLGSGDKVEAPNLPRLMLFEGMKMMNGMMEMSGNMKPMNMTMGNQMMDMNEVMYPELPESQRKATMKHMNEMMGVKTKEDKKEEDHSQHSGMDMKEEKSIKRLSYNILKSPEKTILPTDSIREMKFTLEGNMNHYLWTLDNKTVTETDKILVKKGEILRIKLYNNSMMRHPMHLHGHDFRLINSKGEYSPLKNVVDIMPMETTTIEFAANQDGDWFFHCHILYHMMAGMGRIFSYENSKPNPQLPNRKLAWKNFLQDNKMVSSMAMLDVASNKIHAETMTMFGPRWANLNEFHSNWNFDHFEGSAKVGRFLGKFQWALPYAGFRVQKNHEIMERQMAEDMGMNFQGKKTWFGQQKASKSKYAFMVGMQYVLPMLITADASVDQNGKVLLELSREDIPISRRWRGNFSLNSDGEFSTGVRYIVQKWLSLSGNYDNEMGWGAGVTLNY is encoded by the coding sequence ATGAAAAAGCTAATAATGTTTCTGGTGCTTTTGTTCTCTGTTTTTACCTTTGCACAAACAACAAAGACCTATTACACATGCCCAATGCATGCTGAAGTCGTTTCCCTAAAATCAGGGGACTGCCCAAAATGCGGAATGAGTTTGGTAAAAAAGACTGTTGTAAGTCCGAAAACTGTACAGACAATAGAGACAAAAACAAAACCAGTAGAAATTAAAGGTAATTCGGCTAAAGCTGATCCAAAGCCTAAAGCTAAAATCCAATCCCCAATCGTTTATACCTGTCCCATGCACGCTGAAGTTATTTCAACCCAACCGGGGAAGTGTCCTAAATGTGGAATGGATTTAGTTGAAAAAGAAGATCATAAGCATACTGTTGTTGAAAATCAAAATGACGAAAAGCCTGTTTTAAAAAGAAATTCTGAAAATGGGAGACTCACTTTCGGAGGGAAAACAGTACGTTATGACCTCTATGTAAAAGACACTATTGTGAATTTTACAGGGAAAAACAGAAGAGCACTTGCCATCAACGGGAAACTACAGGCACCTACGATGTATTTTACCGAGGGAGATACAGCCGAAATTTATCTGCATAACATGCTTAAGGAAAATACAGGACTTCACTGGCATGGTGTTATCCTGCCCAATGAGCAGGACGGTGTTCCATACCTTACAACAAAACCTGTAAAACCTGGTGAAACCCATTTATATAAGTTCAGGGTTTCTCAAAATGGAACCTATTGGTATCATTCACACGAAGCTCTGCAAGAGCAAATAGGGATGAACGGAATTCTTGTCTTTAAAAAGAGAGAGGGTGAACCAAAAACAGTATATAATGCAGAAATTCCTGTATTACTGGGAGATTGGAGCGATGATGATCCTATGCAGATTGCCAGAAGACTTCATATGGCCAATACAGATTGGTATGCCGTAAAGAAAAATGCAGTTCAGAGCTACTGGGAAGCTATTAAATCCGGAAATTTTGGAACAAAAGCACTGAATGAATGGAAAAGAATGGAAGCAATGGATGTAAGTGACGTCTACTACGACAAGTTCCTGATCAATGGTGTCCCAAGTTCTGATTATTCAAACTTAAAAGCTGGCGACAAAGTAAGATTGAGGGTTGCCAACGGTGGTTCATCAACTTATTTTTGGCTGAATTATGGAGGTGGAAAAATAAAGGTTGTCGGAAATGATGGAAATGATGTTGTTCCTGTAGAAGTAGATCGTTTGATCGTCGGAGTTTCTGAAACCTATGACATTGAAGTGACCATTCCCGAGGATAAAAGCTTTGAATTCAGGGCAACTTCAGAAGACAGAATAGGACATGCCTCCCTTTGGCTGGGTTCCGGGGATAAGGTAGAAGCTCCCAACTTACCAAGGCTGATGCTCTTTGAAGGAATGAAAATGATGAACGGAATGATGGAAATGAGTGGAAATATGAAGCCGATGAACATGACGATGGGTAATCAAATGATGGATATGAACGAAGTAATGTATCCTGAACTTCCGGAAAGCCAGCGAAAAGCTACCATGAAGCATATGAATGAAATGATGGGAGTGAAAACCAAGGAAGATAAAAAAGAGGAAGATCATTCCCAACATTCAGGAATGGATATGAAGGAAGAAAAATCCATTAAAAGATTGTCCTACAATATTTTAAAATCTCCTGAAAAAACAATTCTCCCAACTGACAGCATTCGTGAAATGAAGTTTACCCTGGAGGGAAATATGAATCATTACCTGTGGACACTGGACAACAAAACAGTTACAGAAACCGATAAAATACTGGTTAAAAAAGGAGAAATCCTTAGAATTAAACTCTATAATAACTCCATGATGCGTCACCCAATGCACTTACATGGTCATGATTTCAGATTGATTAATTCAAAAGGAGAATATTCACCATTGAAAAATGTGGTTGACATTATGCCAATGGAAACTACAACCATTGAATTTGCTGCCAATCAGGATGGAGACTGGTTTTTCCACTGTCATATTCTATATCATATGATGGCTGGAATGGGAAGAATCTTCAGTTATGAAAATTCAAAGCCCAATCCACAGCTTCCCAATAGAAAGCTTGCCTGGAAGAACTTTCTACAGGATAATAAAATGGTTAGCTCTATGGCAATGTTAGACGTTGCTAGTAATAAAATACATGCAGAAACCATGACAATGTTTGGTCCAAGATGGGCCAACCTGAATGAATTTCATTCTAACTGGAACTTTGACCATTTTGAGGGAAGCGCCAAAGTGGGAAGATTCCTAGGGAAATTCCAATGGGCACTTCCTTATGCTGGATTCAGGGTACAGAAAAATCATGAGATCATGGAAAGGCAAATGGCAGAAGATATGGGGATGAATTTCCAGGGTAAGAAAACCTGGTTCGGACAGCAGAAAGCCTCAAAAAGCAAATATGCTTTCATGGTCGGGATGCAATATGTACTGCCTATGCTGATTACAGCAGATGCAAGTGTAGACCAAAACGGAAAGGTATTGCTGGAACTGAGCAGAGAAGATATTCCAATTTCCAGAAGATGGAGAGGGAACTTTAGTCTTAATTCTGACGGTGAATTTTCAACAGGGGTGAGATACATCGTTCAAAAATGGCTGTCACTTTCCGGAAATTATGATAATGAAATGGGCTGGGGAGCCGGTGTTACCTTAAACTACTAG
- a CDS encoding DUF3347 domain-containing protein, whose protein sequence is MKKYIITAALSLFSIISLSAQSKKDAQVSKLYQNYIAIKSALASDDADKTSKAATEFIKTASTIDYKLVSEGNLNILRKDASAISEARTVAIQRETFFNLSDNMIALTKEFKLSEKPVYVQYCPMADASWLSDEKQIMNPYYGKSMLTCGSVKSEIK, encoded by the coding sequence ATGAAAAAGTATATCATTACAGCAGCTCTATCTTTATTTTCAATTATCTCACTTTCAGCGCAGTCTAAAAAAGATGCTCAGGTTTCTAAACTGTACCAGAACTATATCGCGATCAAATCGGCTTTAGCTTCTGATGATGCAGATAAAACCTCAAAAGCTGCTACAGAATTCATTAAAACAGCTTCTACAATTGATTACAAATTAGTCTCCGAGGGAAACCTTAATATCCTGAGAAAAGACGCTTCTGCAATTTCTGAAGCAAGAACTGTTGCTATCCAAAGAGAAACTTTCTTCAATCTTTCCGATAATATGATTGCTCTTACAAAAGAGTTTAAACTTTCTGAAAAACCGGTTTATGTACAATACTGTCCAATGGCTGACGCAAGTTGGCTAAGCGACGAAAAACAGATCATGAACCCTTACTATGGCAAGTCCATGCTTACCTGTGGAAGTGTAAAGTCAGAAATTAAGTAA
- a CDS encoding HYC_CC_PP family protein, which translates to MKKILAILFSIFYFGFSSGAAFSIHYCMQEFVSVSQKVDDICGKCGVKDKKGCCKTEIKLVKVDDSQKSDFLKIDFLGQISEIPVMHQFVFVDKSFSATKFTQIQINGPPEYRPVPIYINHCNFRI; encoded by the coding sequence ATGAAAAAGATTCTTGCCATATTGTTTTCTATTTTCTACTTCGGATTCTCTTCCGGAGCAGCTTTTAGCATTCATTATTGCATGCAGGAATTTGTTTCTGTAAGCCAAAAAGTTGACGATATTTGTGGTAAATGCGGCGTTAAAGATAAAAAAGGATGTTGCAAAACAGAAATCAAGCTTGTAAAAGTAGATGATTCCCAAAAGTCTGATTTTCTTAAAATTGATTTTTTAGGACAGATTTCAGAAATTCCGGTGATGCATCAGTTTGTCTTTGTAGACAAGTCTTTTTCGGCAACAAAGTTTACTCAAATTCAGATCAACGGACCGCCCGAATACCGGCCGGTACCTATCTATATCAATCATTGTAATTTTAGAATTTAG
- a CDS encoding TonB-dependent receptor plug domain-containing protein, whose product MKKLVLPLSLMVPMLIFSQQRKKDTATTKVTDIEEVVFQKKTTGRTNDLTTVKISAKDAKAVASISGGIEGLIKTLPSVNSNTELSSQYMVRGGNYDENLIYINDIEIYRPFLIRNSQQEGMSIINPDMVSSVNFSAGGFEPKYGDKMSSALNIYYREPEKFELSGEASLIGGRLTTGLASKNKKLTALFSGRYRNTNLVLNTLKEDTDFNPTYWDFQSYINYHVNDKLSMSFIGYYSKNDYQMIPKAKSVTFGSLQQPIQVNIGYAGQENDQYKNMMGTFSLNYKPADKWKLTLDSFAYQNREKEYYTIRSEYDLQTFDPITKEPVATYDIGGQTEHARNDLFVRTYGTQFRAKFSPNINTDIEVGFKYEKENLKDLTNEWKLVDSAGYSLPRPEVIDPRTGTTGDLRMFYHIAGKNDIEPTRLSAYAQYSQKFYWGASKVFINAGARVSNWSFNKETLFSPRFQFAIKPDWESDMLFKVSGGIYYQAPFYKEIKDLDGNFNSNIKSQRSMQLILANDYEFHMYDRPFKLTTELYYKKMDNLIPYYMDNVRIRYSGQNNAKGYAYGIDTRLFGEFVPGVDSWLSASYARVYENIDGRGDIPRPTDQRLRFAMFYQDYMPEFPSMRVNLTLVYAMGLPTGSPVMFNSNGQPDFTAAYNYQQTLPAYKRVDIGLTKVFIDPKDKNKRSGFWGNFQELSLGVQVFNAFNINNTVANQWITDYNTNYMYPVPVRLTGRFFNVKLEFKL is encoded by the coding sequence TTGAAAAAACTAGTTTTACCGCTAAGCCTTATGGTCCCTATGCTGATTTTCTCCCAACAAAGAAAAAAAGATACGGCGACCACTAAAGTAACCGATATAGAGGAAGTTGTATTCCAAAAAAAAACAACAGGAAGAACCAATGATCTTACCACTGTAAAAATTTCTGCAAAAGATGCCAAAGCAGTAGCTTCCATCAGTGGCGGAATTGAAGGGTTGATCAAAACACTTCCATCTGTAAATTCCAATACCGAACTGTCTTCCCAATATATGGTGCGTGGTGGAAACTATGACGAAAACCTTATCTACATCAATGATATTGAGATCTACAGACCTTTCCTGATCAGAAATTCTCAACAGGAGGGGATGAGTATCATTAATCCGGATATGGTTTCTTCAGTGAATTTCTCAGCAGGAGGATTTGAACCCAAATATGGGGATAAAATGTCTTCTGCCTTAAATATCTATTACCGTGAACCTGAAAAATTTGAACTTTCAGGAGAAGCAAGTTTAATTGGTGGTCGATTGACAACCGGTTTGGCTTCAAAAAATAAAAAGTTGACAGCTTTATTTTCAGGAAGATACAGGAATACCAACCTTGTTTTAAACACCTTAAAAGAAGATACAGATTTTAATCCTACCTATTGGGATTTCCAGTCATATATCAATTATCATGTCAATGATAAGCTTTCCATGTCATTCATAGGGTATTATTCCAAGAATGATTATCAAATGATTCCAAAGGCGAAAAGTGTAACTTTTGGAAGCCTTCAGCAGCCTATTCAGGTAAACATCGGCTATGCTGGTCAGGAAAATGACCAGTATAAAAATATGATGGGTACATTTTCCCTGAACTATAAACCTGCTGATAAGTGGAAACTGACATTAGATAGTTTTGCTTATCAAAACAGGGAAAAAGAGTACTACACCATTCGATCAGAGTATGATTTGCAAACATTTGACCCAATAACAAAGGAGCCTGTTGCTACCTATGATATTGGAGGGCAGACAGAGCATGCCAGAAATGATTTATTTGTAAGAACGTATGGAACACAGTTCAGGGCGAAGTTTTCCCCTAATATAAATACAGATATCGAAGTTGGATTTAAATATGAAAAGGAAAACCTGAAAGATCTTACCAACGAATGGAAATTAGTGGATTCTGCAGGATACAGCCTTCCAAGACCGGAAGTAATTGATCCGAGAACAGGAACTACAGGAGATCTTAGAATGTTTTATCATATTGCCGGCAAAAATGATATAGAACCTACAAGGCTATCAGCTTATGCACAATACTCTCAGAAATTTTACTGGGGAGCAAGCAAGGTATTTATCAACGCCGGAGCAAGAGTTTCCAACTGGAGCTTCAATAAGGAAACATTATTCTCCCCAAGATTCCAGTTTGCTATAAAACCGGACTGGGAATCTGATATGTTGTTTAAAGTTTCCGGAGGGATCTATTACCAAGCTCCATTTTATAAGGAGATCAAAGATCTGGATGGGAACTTCAACTCTAATATCAAGTCACAGAGATCTATGCAGCTGATTCTTGCCAATGACTATGAGTTTCATATGTATGACAGACCGTTTAAATTGACAACGGAGCTTTATTACAAGAAGATGGATAACCTGATTCCATATTATATGGATAATGTAAGAATCCGCTACTCAGGGCAAAATAACGCAAAAGGATATGCCTATGGAATTGATACGAGATTATTTGGTGAATTTGTTCCGGGTGTAGATTCATGGTTGTCTGCAAGTTATGCAAGGGTGTATGAAAATATTGATGGGAGAGGAGATATTCCAAGACCAACAGATCAGAGATTAAGATTTGCCATGTTCTATCAGGATTATATGCCGGAGTTTCCATCCATGAGGGTAAACCTTACCCTGGTATACGCGATGGGCTTACCAACAGGATCTCCCGTAATGTTTAACAGCAATGGTCAACCTGATTTTACAGCAGCATACAACTACCAGCAAACATTGCCGGCCTATAAAAGAGTAGATATCGGATTGACAAAAGTATTCATTGACCCGAAAGATAAAAACAAAAGATCCGGTTTCTGGGGGAACTTCCAGGAATTATCATTAGGAGTTCAGGTATTTAACGCATTCAATATCAATAATACGGTTGCGAACCAATGGATCACAGATTATAATACCAATTATATGTATCCGGTGCCAGTACGTCTTACAGGACGTTTCTTTAATGTAAAATTAGAGTTTAAACTTTAG
- the kdsA gene encoding 3-deoxy-8-phosphooctulonate synthase — MIQYLDNIQHKDSKNFFLIAGPCIIEGEDMALRIAEKVINITDKYNIPYIFKGSFKKANRSRVDSFTTIGEEKSLEILKKVGETFNIPTTTDIHENEHAALAAQYVDVLQIPAFLVRQTDLLVAAAKTGKCVSLKKGQFLSPESMKFAVQKITDSDNQKVAIIERGNSFGYTDLIVDYRGIPTMREYAPVILDVTHSLQQPNQSSGVTGGRPDLIETVAKAGIAVGADGIFIETHPTPETALSDGANMLRLDLLEDLLQKLTRIRESIL, encoded by the coding sequence ATGATTCAGTATTTAGATAATATTCAGCACAAAGATTCAAAGAACTTTTTCCTTATTGCCGGACCTTGCATTATTGAAGGGGAAGATATGGCATTAAGAATTGCTGAAAAAGTGATTAACATTACAGACAAGTACAATATTCCTTATATTTTCAAAGGAAGTTTCAAGAAGGCAAACAGAAGTCGTGTGGATTCTTTTACAACCATTGGAGAAGAAAAATCTCTTGAAATTCTTAAAAAAGTAGGAGAGACATTCAACATACCTACCACAACGGATATTCATGAAAATGAGCATGCTGCATTGGCTGCACAATACGTGGATGTACTTCAGATTCCTGCATTTCTTGTTCGTCAGACTGATCTATTGGTAGCTGCAGCAAAAACAGGAAAGTGCGTGAGCTTGAAAAAAGGACAGTTCCTTTCACCGGAATCTATGAAATTTGCCGTTCAGAAAATTACAGATTCGGACAATCAGAAAGTAGCGATCATTGAAAGAGGAAACTCTTTCGGATATACTGACCTTATCGTGGATTACAGAGGAATTCCTACGATGAGAGAATATGCTCCTGTGATTCTGGATGTTACCCATTCCTTACAACAGCCTAATCAAAGCTCAGGAGTAACAGGAGGAAGACCAGACCTTATTGAAACCGTTGCTAAAGCCGGAATTGCTGTAGGAGCAGACGGAATTTTCATCGAAACTCATCCAACACCGGAAACTGCTCTTTCTGATGGGGCCAACATGTTAAGATTGGATTTATTAGAAGATTTGTTACAAAAATTAACAAGAATTAGAGAATCGATTTTGTAA
- a CDS encoding DUF1697 domain-containing protein, translated as MKYCAFLRGVNVKGTNMKMADVCQVFKDAGMEEVSSILASGNIVFSSDKKVEDLKRILEKAMSERFSYEAFLFIKSQEETEIFWNSIPFEKNENSHIYAFVGMPGVENILMEEFQKATQTENEKAEIINDIFYWQVSKGNTLDSTFGKVLGKKSLKDQLTSRNINTFEKILKKMN; from the coding sequence ATGAAATATTGCGCTTTTCTCCGTGGTGTCAATGTAAAAGGAACCAATATGAAAATGGCGGATGTCTGCCAGGTTTTTAAAGATGCCGGAATGGAAGAGGTAAGTTCTATACTGGCTTCCGGAAATATTGTTTTTTCTTCAGATAAAAAGGTTGAGGATTTAAAGAGAATTCTGGAAAAAGCAATGTCAGAAAGATTTTCTTACGAGGCTTTTTTATTTATTAAATCTCAGGAAGAAACAGAAATTTTCTGGAATAGTATCCCTTTTGAAAAAAATGAAAATTCCCATATATATGCCTTTGTAGGAATGCCCGGGGTGGAAAATATTTTAATGGAGGAGTTTCAGAAAGCTACCCAGACTGAAAATGAAAAGGCCGAAATTATCAATGATATATTTTACTGGCAGGTTTCAAAAGGAAATACCCTGGATTCAACCTTTGGAAAAGTATTGGGGAAGAAAAGCCTTAAAGATCAGCTGACCAGTAGAAATATTAATACATTCGAGAAGATTTTAAAAAAGATGAATTAA